The bacterium genomic interval GATGTGGGCAGGATTGTCACCCCGCCTGTAGTCCCGCACGCCGTAGAGGTCCTCGGCCTGCCGCGTACGCGCGCCCGAGGACCCACCTTCGAGTACCGGGATCAGGTGCGCCATCACCCCTGAGGGCACCGGTCGGGTCCGCGGCCAGATCGTGACCCCTCCGGAGACGCTGACCCCTCCGGAGGCGCCGCCCCGGCCGGTGGACGGAACCTTGCGGCGCGCCGCGAACAGGCCCAGCGGCCCCCGGGACGCCACCGTCACCGCGTCGAGCGCGAACCGACCGCGGCCGGGCGGCACAACCGTCAGGTCAACCGTGAGCCGGATGCCGGGGATTACATGCGGTAGCAGGGCCCGCGCCCGCGCGCCCGACCATCCACCCTCAACAACGAGGAACCGGCCGCCCCGGGCGGATTCCAGCGTGATCTCAACCGGCAGGGGAACGCCCTCTACCCCCCGGGCCGGAGTCCGCTGCTCAATGCTCAGCCGGCGCAGAGGAACATGCGCCGTGGCCGCGCCGACGAAGAGCAGCGAGACCAGCAGGGCGTCGAGAACGAAGAGGAGCCCGGAGGCCAGGTTGGTCGCAAGCAGAAAGACCGCGCCCGCCAGCAGCAGCGTGGCGGTGCCCTCACGCGTCGGCACGAGGCGCCTCGAAGACCGGCACCGGCGTCTGCGCCAGGATCTCCACGATCACGGCCTCAGCCGAGGATGCCGGTCCGGCCTGTGATCGAAGAACCATCCGGTGGGCCATCAGTGGGACCGCCAGCGCCTTCACATCGTCGGGGGTGACGAACGAGCGGCCGGCCAGCGCAGCCCGCGCCTGCGCTGCGCGCACCAGGGCCAAGCCGCCGCGAGGGCTGCAGCCGAGCGCAACCGAAGGGTGGTCCCGGGTTGCGCCGGTAACCGCCAGCACGTACTCGCGCACCGCCGGGCTGACCACGATCGCCGCCGCGGCTTCTTGCATAGCCAGCACCTCGGAAGGCGCCACCACCGGCGTGACCGTCTCGATGGGATGGTGCCCGGCGTGACCGGCCAGCATCGCGCGCTCCGCCTCCAGCGGGGGGTATCCCAGCGATGTGGCCATCGCGAAGCGGTCGAGCTGGCCTTCCGGCAGAGGATAGGTCCCGTGATGCTCGGTCGGATTGAGCGTGGCGATCAAGAAGAACGGGTGCGGCAGCCGCCGCGCCTGGCCGTCGGCCGTGACCTGCCCCTCGTCCATCGGCTCCAGGAAGGACGACTGCGTGCGCGGCGTGGCGCGGTTCAGTTCGTCCACCAGGACCACGTTGGCGAAGATCGGGCCGGGCACGAACCGGGTCTCGAAGGTGCGTGGGTCAATGATCGAGGTACCGAGCACATCAGAGGGCAGCAGGTCCGGAGTGCACTGGATGCGCGTGAACTCCCCGCCGATCGAACGGGCCAGGGCCCGGGCCAGCATGGTCTTGCCCACGCCGGGCACGTCGCGCAACAGCACGTGCCCACGGGAGAGCAGGGCCACCAGCACCAGGTCAATGACCGCGTCTTTGCCCAGGATGACGCGGCCGATGCTCTCGCGCAGCCGGGCGATCTGGTCAGCGAGCATCGGGGGCCACCCTGACCAGTGTCAACATATATGTCACCTGTATCACCGCTGGCGCCAGGTCCAGACATTGTGCACCACGAAGTTCAGCAACCCGCCGAGGCCGATGGCGATGAGGTTCGAGAGCATCGGTATCAGCCCGACGTGCGTCAGCCCCCAGAGGAACCCCAGGTAGATCAGGTAGCCCAACCAGGTGGCCATATAGTACCTGCCCATCCGCTGCAAGAAGGAGGACAAGGCCCCTTCCTTGCGGTCGGCCCAAGTGTAGGCATTGTTCAGCAGGAAGTTGGTAAACGTCGAAACCAGACCCGCTGCAACGCCCGCCTGCATGTAGTGAACGCCCAGCCGTTGCGTGAGCAACCAGAACACGACCATGTTGACGGCCACGCCGCTGGCGCCCACGAGTAGGAACTTCCACAGCCGCGAGTCCGCGGGGCTGGCCGTGACGAGAACCGCAATGTGGCGAAACAGGTCGAGCCCCTGCCGGAGCGTCGCCTTGGTCTCTCCTGCGCCGCGCGCCTCGAAGACGTAGGGGACCTCGGCCACGCGCCGGTACCGGCCGCGCGCCAGGATCTCCAGCAGGATCTTGAACCCTACCGGTTGGAGCGTTACCCCCTCCACCACGCTCCGGCGCACCACGAAGCAGCCCGAGAGGGGATCGCTGCTACGCCGCGCGGCGCCGAGCAGCGCCCAGGCGAGCAGCCGTGTGGCCTGCGAGACCAGCCGCCGCCAGGGCGACAGCCCGGGCCGGGCCGCGCCGGGCAGGTAGCGCGAGGCCACGGCCAGGTCGGCGTGCTCCTCCTCCAGGTGGCGCATCAGGGCCGCCAACACCTCGGGGGGGTGCTGAAGGTCGGCGTCCAGCACCCCGAGCACCTCGCCACGGCCGATGCGAAACCCCGCCACCACCGCGCCGGCCAGGCCGTCTCCCCGCTCGCGGTGATGCACCGTGATCCTGGGGTCCGCCCGCGCTGCCTCGGCCAGCACCGCGTCCGTCCCGTCGGTGCTGTCGTCCACGAAGACCAGTTCATGGTCAACGGATCCCAGCGCGGTCCGCAGCGCAACCAGGAGGCGCGGGATGTTCTCCCGCTCGTTGCGGGTGGGAATGACAACCGACAGGCCTGGGGGTTGGGGCATCATCATTGTGACAGCAGCGTTGCAAGCTTGAGCAAGGCCTCCTGCACCGTGTCACCCGGAAGCGTGCAGATCCACTCCGCCTCCCGGGCCTTCCAGTCCAGGCTCTTCGCCTGGTCGGAAAGGATCACACCTTGGATTGGAAGCCCCTCAGGGATCTGAACCTCGAACGGGTACCCCTTCACTTGGCTGGTGATGGGGCACAGGATGGCCAAACCAACCTTGCCATTGTACGCGCCAGGCGACATCACCAGCGCCGGCCGTCGCCCCGCCTGTTCGCGCCCCGTCCGCGGATTCATGGAAACCCAGACCACGTCTCCTCGATCCGGTACCTTGGCCATGGCCTACCAGGCCTCGTTCCCTTGCGAAGGGCCGGTGTCCACTTCGCGATGCAAATTGCTCTTCCGGACGCCGCGCAGCAGTTCATCCAGACTGGGCGGAGTTGGGACAGCCGGCTCAACGATGAGCCTTCCTCGATGCAGCCGAAGCACAACGGGAGAGTCGTCCTCCAAGCCGACGTCGGCGGCAAAGGCCTTGGGAATTCGCACTGCAAGGCTGTTGCCCCATCGCTGAACGCGCGTCTTCATTGGGTCCTCCTTCAGCGGACTATACAATGAGTATACCACGCGTGCGGTTCATGAGTCAGCAATCCGCGCCATCACGCCTCGTCGCGATGCGTGATCCCGACGACCGCGGCCAGCCCTCGGACGAACTCGTCGAGGTCGCCCGTCGGCAGACGTCCGAGCCTGCGGCGGATGACTTGACGGGAAATCGTCGTAATCTTGGCCCGTACTACCGACGGATGAAGCAGCCCCGACGCCTCCCATCCCTGCACCAGATGGTCTTCCGGCCTCCGGGGTGCCTCGATGCGGCTCGTTATCATTGCTACGATGCAGTCGGCGCACCCGGCATGGTACTCGCGGGTGCTGATGACGAGCGCAGGCCGAAGGTGCTCGCCGCGTGCATCCGTGAACGGGAAGGGCACAGGTCGCCAGCAGCGTCCTCATCCCTGAAGCGGATCCAGGCGTCTGCTCCGCAGATACAACCACATCCCCACTGCGGCAAACGCCTCGGCCGCCACCACGGCCCAGGCCATCCCCCTCCCCCCAAACGAAGGCGCGAGCCAGATCGCCAGCGCCAGATTGAGCAACCCTGCCCCGATGACGATCCGGGTGAAGGGCCGATCCAGCCCGAGCGGGAGCATCCACTGGATGCCCAGGACGTTGCTGGCCGCGGCCAGGGGTGGGACCAGTGCCAGCACGCGCAGCACCGCGACCGCGGGCTCGAACCCCGGGCCCAAGAGCAGGCGAACCAAGACCGGCGCCCCCAGGAAGGCCGCGACCCCCAGCAGCACTCCGCCCAGTCCCATCGCGGCCAACCCCAACCGGACCATCCGGAGCGCCTCGGTGCGCGCGTGGTCGGCCAGGCGGCTGACGCGCGGGTAGAGCGCCTGACCTGCCGGACCCAGCAGCCCAATTATGGCCCTGCCGATCTTCTCCGCGCCCGCGTAGTAGCCCACAACCTGGGGCGGCGCGAACAGGCCCAGGATGAAAGCGTTGCCGGCTGTGTAGAGGCCTGCCGATGCGCGGAAGACGAACATGCTCCAGCCCATGCGCAGCGCGTCCTGGGTCGCCTGCCAGGCGGGCCACCGGATCGGCGCCTCGCGGCGGATCATGAACCACCCGCCGCAGAAGGCCAGGAAGCCCGCGGCCGCCTGCAGCAACAGCACCAGGGCCGCATCCTCCGGCGCGCGCACCAGAACGAAGATGCCCACGGTCGCCAGGGCTCTTGTCCCGGTGTCGAGCAGCGCGGCCTGCCGCATCCGCTCCATCCCCACCAGGTACCATCCGAACGAGGAACCCTGGGCGATCCCCCAGAGGTACGCGCCCCAGAGCAGCCCGGGATGCTCTCCCAGAACCGGCAGCCGAGCCGCCAGCATGAGTGGAATCGGGAGGATGAGCACCGCCAGCAGCGCCCGCGCACCCAGCACCCCTGCTGCGAGATCTGCCAGCCGGGCACGATCGCCCCTGGAACGGGCGACCTCGCGTGTGGCCGACAGGTGAAAGCCGTACTCCACCATATGCGTGATGTAGATGCCCAAGGCCAGAGCCATCGCCAGACGGCCCCAGCCGGCCGGCCCCAGCACGCGGGCAAGGTACGGCACGGTGACGAGCGGCAGCAAGTAGTTGGCCAGGTGTGCCCAGTACAGCACCAGCGCGTTCTGGGCCAGACTGTGCCGCAGGAGGCCGCGGAGCTCGTTCAGCGCGTCCCCTCCGGGGGAGACCCAGGAACCCGGGGCGATCGTGTGGCGATGAGCCGCAGGTAGCCGAGTATGGTCCTGGCCGCGGGCATCTTGCTGCGGCCGGCCTTGCGGTCGTAGCGCAGGTCGAGCGGCACCTCAACGATGCGCGGCCGGAAGACCGCGAGCTTGACCAGCAGTTCGGTCATCACCACGAACCCGGCCGACTCGATCAGGCGCGGCCCGTAAGCCGCCAGCGCCTGCCCCAGCAACTCGGCGCGGTAGGCGCGGTACCCGCACGAGTAGTCGCGGACCCCGTGTAGCCCGAAGCGCAGGCGGAGCAGCCATCCCACCCCGGCGCTGAGAAGTGCGCGGTGCGGTGGAACTCCGGCCTGAACCGCGCCGTGGACGTAGCGTGACGCGATGACCACGTCGGCCCCGCCGCGCAGCGCCTCGAGCATCGCCGGGATCTGCTCGGGCGAGTGTGTGTTGTCGGCATCCATGGTGACGATGACGCCCGCTGGCCCATCCGGCGCCGCCTCGCGGCAGGCGTGCTCCAGGCCGGTGCGGATCGCGGCGGCCAGGCCACGGTTTCGTCGATGAACCAGCACGGTCAGGGGGATGCGGCCCGCGAAGCCCTGCGCGAGCTCGCCGGTCCCGTCGGTGCTGCCGTCGTCCACCACGACGACACGCACGGCCGCCATGTCCGCAAGCCGCCTGCCGAGGGCCTCGATTGCTTCCAGCAGCGGCGGCAGCCCGGCGGCCTCGTTGTAGGCGGGGAGCACGATCCAGACGGCCACTCCTGCCGGGTTCGTCTCGCCGGAGCCGATTCCTGCGCCGTACGCGGTGCCTTGGCGCCGCGTCGCCCCTGAACCTCAACTCCGTCCCGGACGTTTTATTATGTACTTGAATTTATGGAAATCTGAGTTAGAATGCATAATGTGACCTTCAATCCTCTCCAGAAACGGGAGATCTTTCACCTGGCGTTCCTGCGGGCGCTCGCTCGCTCGGTGCCTCTGTCGGCCTTTGTCGTGAAAGGCGGGGGCAATCTTCGCTTCTTCTTCGGAAGCATCCGCTACTCCGAAGACATGGACCTCGATGCGGCCGGCATCGAGGTCCACGTGCTGCGCGACAAGGTCATGGCGATCCTCACCTCCTCCGCACTGGCCGATACCCTGCGGACCTTCGGGATCGAGCGCATCGAGCCTCCGGCCATCTCGCGCGCCAAGCAGACCGAAACGGTGCAGCGATTCAAGGTGCACCTCATCACGTCTGCAGGGGAAGACCTGTCTACCAAAGTTGAGTTCTCAAGACGCGGGTTGGACTCGCCGCTCCGATCGGAAGCCATCTCGGCCTCGGTGCTTGCAGCCTACCGCATGACTCCCCTGATCGCGCCCCACTACACGGCGCCTGCGGCGGTCCGCCAGAAGATTCGGGCCCTGGCCTCCAGGCATCATGTGCAAGGGAGGGATATCTTCGACCTCTACATGCTGAGCACGCACCCAGAAATCGCGAACGTCAATCTCGCTGATGGCATCCCACGATCAATGGCCCAAGTCGCCCGGGAGAGAATCTTCGCGGTGGGCTACGAACAATACCGGGACACCGTCGTGGCCTTCCTCGGGCCCGAGGATCGAGCCGCGCATGATTCGAGTCAGATCTGGGACGAGATCCGACTTCGCGCGGTCGCCCTTCTTGAGCAGAGGGCTCAGGATGACCGGTAGGATCTCCGTCCCACAGGCCATCCAGGCCATCGGCCGACCGGTGTTCACGACCCGGGAGGTCGCGGCAGTTCGCGGGGGTTCGGTCTCGGCCACGAGCCAGGCGCTGAGGCGGATGGAACGGCAGGGCCTGCTCGTCAGTCCGGCGCGGGGCATCTGGTGCGTCCCGACCGATCCGCGGTTCACGCCTCTTGCGCTGGTGCCCTACCTGGCCGGCGGCCACCAGGCGTATGTCTCCTTCTTCTCTGCCCTGCATCTTCACGGGCTCATCGAGCAGATCCCGCAGGTCGTCTATGTCGCCACGACCGGGCACCCCAGGATCAGAAGGACACCGGCGGGATCCTACTCCTTCCATCGCATCCATCCGCGCTTCTTCGCCGGCTTCGACTGGTACCGCGGCCGGCAGGAGTTCCTCATTGCCGGCCCCGAGAAGGCGCTGGTGGATTGCCTGTACCTATCGAGCAGGAGGGGGAGGCGCTTCGCGCACTTTCCGGAGATCGGTTTCGGCGAGAAGTTCAGCTTTCGCCGCGCCGCTGAGTGGGTGGAGCAGATTCCCTACAGGAACATCCGTGAATATGCCTCGGCACGTCTGGAGGCGCTCAGACGGAGAAGTCGGGAGAGGTCCCGTGGTCTCCCAAGAAGCGACGATTGACGGTTCTGCCCAGGCGCGTGCCCCCGAGCCCCTTGCATACCCGATGGGAATACCTTACGATATACCTTAAGGTGATCCGTATGCGATATGTTCCCGTAGAGGAAGCCCGGAAGAAGCTAGGCGCGCTCCTCCGTCAGGCGCGGGCGGGTGAAACCGTCGTGCTCGGCCGCCGTGGCGCCGACCAGGCCGTCCTGCTGTCCGCCGAGGAGTACGAGCGGCTCCGCCGGGTCGAGGAAGATGCGGCGCGGGCTCGGCTGGAGGCAGCCCTGACCGCCATTGCCGCGGATGTCCGGCGGGCTCGGCTGGCTCCGCGCGTTGTCGAAGAGGCCGTCCGCGCAGCCCGTCGGCGGTGAGGATTGTCCTCGACACCAACACACTGGTCTCGGCCATCGGCTGGGATGGCCCTCCGCGGCGCGTCCTTCTGGCGACCGTTGCGGGCAGGCACCACCTGATCACCACGCCCGACCTCCTGAACGAACTGGTCGCAGTGCTCCGCTACCGTAAGCTACAGCCTGTCGCAGCGCATCCCCTGCTGCCGGCGGTGCTGGCCTGGCTCCACCGTCCGGAGCACATCGTCCTGCCGTCGGCGCGCCTGCGCATCATCGCCGACGATCCCGCCGACAACATGGTGCTGGAAGCCGCGATGGCCGGTGGGGCCGATGTCATCGTCTCCGGCGACCGGCACCTCCTGGCGCTACGCGAGTTCCAGGGGATCCGTATCCTCACCTCCCGGCAGTTCGTGGGGCGGTACGCTCGCAGCGAGGAAGAGGGCTAGCCCGAGACATCACGCTGCCGTGGACCACCTGCCCGCTCGATCAAGGCGAAGTGCCGGTCTCCCGCATGCCAGATCTCGCAGTCCCGGGCGCGGGCGAGACCCGCGGCGGCGCACGCCTCCCACGAGGCGTCGAGCAGCTCCATTGCCCGAATCCGTTCGACGGCCGCGGCATGGGCCGGAAGACGCTCATCCAACCCGGCCGGCAGTTCCACCACGACAGGCGACGCCGTCACAACAAGGCCCTCGGCCAGCGCGGCAGCGTGCCTCACCGCCCGGCGCGCATGGCATCGAGCTGCCGTCGCGTGAGGCGAATGTTCACCCGGCCCGCCATCGCGGCTAGCTCCGCGAGCTTGCGGCGCCGGACGGCTTCTCGAAGCGCCATCTCAATGGTCTCCCGCTTCGTGCGGGCGCCCGTCAGCCGCCGTGCCTCGGCAAGCAGCGCGTCGTCAATCGTCACCATCATGCGCGGCATGTCATACACCTCCCGATACACCTGGCTATACACCAGGCCGCGGCGGAACGGAACACGGAAGCCATCTCGCCTAGCCTCATCGGAACCGGTCACATACCCTCATTCTTGCCGGAGAGCAGCGCCACCCCCTCGGATGGGAACCGTTCATCGAAGGTGTAGACAGCCGGCACTCCCAGCGACCGGGCTGCTGCCCAGATCATCGCGTCCCCGAACGAGATCCGCCCTGACGCGCGGCACATGATCAGTCCGAGCAGAACGTATTCCGCCTCGGCGCCCAGCACCATGATGTTTCGTCGCTGGATCAGGGCTACGAGAGCGTCAACAACCGCTTCCCGCGGCATGCCGTAGACGCTGGTGAGGACGTACGCGGACTCGACGATTCCGACGTCGGTAACGCCCAGCACCAGGTTGCTGTCAATGAGACCGCGCGCGCGCCCCGCCTGTTCTGCGGGCTGACCGGTCAGGTAGCGTACGATGAACGATGCGTCCAGTACCCCGCTGGGACCCGTCATGGCGATCGCCGTGTCTGCCTACGGCGCGACGGGGTCCGCTCCTTGTCCTTCGCGGCCGCCTCCCACGCCGCGCGCTTGACCTCCGACCACGCCCGTGTAGCCGCACCCCGACTGAGGTGGCTGGAGAGCACCCCGAAAAGCGACTCGCTGTGAGCAGGTGGGACGAAGCGGATCTCCACGCGGTCGCCAACAAGCGTCTGGATCGCAACGGCCCCGGGCCGGATCCCCAACCGATTGCGGATCTCCCTCTCAATGACAACCTGACCCTTGGTTCCCACGAGTGTCGGCATGGTATCCCTCCCGGGAGGAGTATAACATATCCGCTGAAGTCATACGATCAAACTCTATGACCGCATCCGACACTTCGGCGCAATCAGAGCCAGTCGATCCTCACAAGTTGCGCGGCTGACCGGAACTCGGGATCACCTGTGACAAGCACCGCATCTTCCCTGATCGCGGTGGCCACGGCAAAGGCATCGGCATACGCGATGGGAAACCGGGCCTTGATCCTGGCGGCATCGAGCACATCGTCGAAGGAGTTGGACACGGCCCGGATCGGCAGAGTCTCGATCCGGCGAAGGACCTCGTCCGCCTGTTCCAGAGACCGCCCCCGCGCCGTGATGCAGTACACTTCACCGATGTTGATCTCGTTCATCAGGAGAGGCTCCTCTGCGGCGGCGCGCAGGAGCCGCCGCACCTTTTCGAACCCCTGTTCTCTGTTGAGGAAGGCCAGTAGCGCGAAGGAATCGAGCACCCAGCGTTGCGCCGCGGGCATTGTCCCGTCTCCTCTCTTCGATCAGAACCTCGGTCAGGGGAGGACCGCCCTGGAGCATGCCGCAGGCGGCCTCGATCGGATCGTCGGGAACCGGCTCGATCACCACCCTGCGGCCGCCGGCCGGGGTCACCAGGACCATGCTCCCAGGCCGGAGCCCGATCTTCTCGCGCAGATGGGCCGGGATCACCACCTGCCCCTTAGGCGAGGATTTAACGACGGCCATGATCGTTCTCCTGTTCTGGAGATCGTTAAACAACCTACCAAGTAGTTTAACGCCCGCTCCCAGAGGTCGTCAAGCGCTCACTTATCCTGCAGCCGCTCCACCAGAATCAGCCGGACCATATTGACGGCCTCCTGACGCCGGACCTCGAACCCCCTGCTGCCCAGGGCCTCCAGCAGGGCTCCAACCGCAGGCGGCACCGGCGGCACGGTCAGGATCCACACGCGCTGGTGCCGCGCCAGCCCGTCGGCAACCTGCGCCAGGCCCGCGCCACCCGGCCCTTCGACGTCCCCCTCGCCCCGCGGCGTCAACACGATGCGCGGCTGTGGACCGTGGAAGTAGTAGTTGACAGGGATCCGCGAGAACCCCGGCAGAAAGGCGATCGCATCGTCGGGCCGCGCCTGCTCGGCGAGCGTGCGTGAGACCAGGCGCCAGTCGAAGACGTCCAGGCGGGGCTGACGGTGGAATGCCATCGTGCCTGCGGCGTTTGGAATGAGCACGAGGATCGGCAGCAGCAGGCCAGCGACGATTCCCCATCGCTTCGGGCCGCCGGCCAATGCCGCAGCCCCACCGGCCACCAGCAGCGCCACCGGAGGCACGATGAAGAGCAGGTAGCGCGGTGCGTAGACGTTGAGTCCCAGCGAGACCGCGAACGCGAGAACCGGCGGCCCGAGCGCAGCGGCGATCAGTGGGGCGATGGTATCGCGCCGAATGTTGGAACCGCGAACAGCCGCGACCACCAGTGCAACTGCCGCGATCAACCCGATCACGGCGATCCAGGGCGTCCCCGCGGCCTGGATCGTGGTTAGCTTGGGACCCCAATGGTCCAGGATCGGCCGGCCTACTGTCATTGCCGCCAGCGTGTCAACCAGGGTGGTTGGCGCAAGCGGAACCCGGTGCGCGGGCCATGCCCGGCCTCCTGCGAGCTGCTGTATGAAGCACGGCATCCAGGGAAGGAAGAGAAGCACGACCCCCAAGGAGGCATAGACCCAACGCCGCCACTGTTCCGAGTCCGTGCGCCTCCAGATGAGGTAGCCCATCTGCGAAGCGACAACGAAGAACCCGAAGTAGTGGGAATACAGCATCGCCGCGGTGGCGACCGCGTAGGTGACCCACGCCCTGCGGTCCCCAGAGATGCCGCCATCGTCGCGTCTGTCGCCGCCGGATGCCGCCCCCCACAGCGCCCACCACGAGAGCAGGGCGGTCAGCGTCAGCAGCCCGTACATCCGGGCTTCCTGCCCGGCGGCCACCTGCGAAGGCGCCACTGCCACCAGCAGCGCGGCGAAAAGCGCCGGGCCCGCGCCGACCAGGCGGCGGCCAAAGGCCCAGGTCACGGCGACGACCGGCACGCTGATCAGCACGGACAGAACACGCACCGCGGCCTCGCCGCTCCCGAAGAACGCCATCCAGAAGTGCAGCAGCAGGTAGTGCAGCGGCGGGTGCGGGTCGTTCGCAGCCACCAGGGCCAGCATGCGCTCCAGCGGCTGAGAGGCCAGGAAGACGCTGACGGTCTCGTCGAACCACAGCGACTTCGCGGTCAGCCCCCACAGCCGTAACCCGGCGGATAGGACCACGACCGCGGCCCAACCGATGCCGACAGCCCTCCCGGTCATGGCGCTCCCTGCCCCTCTCCTCTTGTTAGGAAGAGGACCTGGTCCACCAGCGCGTCCTCACCCGGGAACTCCGCAGCAAGGCACTCGAGGGCGAGAGAGAGATCGCCCACCGACCGCTGAGAGACGGTTCGCTCGCTAACCAGCACGATCCCCCAGTGAGTGAGGCCCTTCCGCGCCCACTAGCCCGCGGGATGCCGAAGGGCTATCTCTTCCTCGACCCTCTTCTCGAGCGCGAGGCGGTCATCTATCTCCCGCGGGTAGCAGCTGTAGTAGTGCAGGGCCGCGTCGACCTGACGCCGCGACAACTGGGGCAGCGTCTGCACCACTGCCTCGACGTCCCCGGCACAGACCCCCAAGACCCGGACTACCTCCCATACATCAACCCCGGTCCCTGCCACGGTCGCACGCCGGCCGGTGGGGCCGTCCGTGAAGACGATACCCGGGCACCGCCGCTGGCGAAGGCCTTCTTCGATCAGGATGGAAGCCACCCTGCTCGCAGGACGGTCCAGGAGTCTGCCAAGAGCCCTGACCTCCCTGAGGGTTTCATCCGCGAGCCGTATGCTGAAGGGTTGGCCCCTTGGCATGACAGAAGC includes:
- a CDS encoding DUF58 domain-containing protein, which translates into the protein MPTREGTATLLLAGAVFLLATNLASGLLFVLDALLVSLLFVGAATAHVPLRRLSIEQRTPARGVEGVPLPVEITLESARGGRFLVVEGGWSGARARALLPHVIPGIRLTVDLTVVPPGRGRFALDAVTVASRGPLGLFAARRKVPSTGRGGASGGVSVSGGVTIWPRTRPVPSGVMAHLIPVLEGGSSGARTRQAEDLYGVRDYRRGDNPAHIHWRSSARRGALVVREFERPVTPGAAIVVDLDRRQSAEQLDAVVRAAASLFQAALDREADVVLAGWEEGVVQHRGREAAMDWLAGVAPCAPPVAEVLPQLAASGRHLIVVTALSGSGSWPGGPASVLVCLEDGTVQAW
- a CDS encoding MoxR family ATPase codes for the protein MLADQIARLRESIGRVILGKDAVIDLVLVALLSRGHVLLRDVPGVGKTMLARALARSIGGEFTRIQCTPDLLPSDVLGTSIIDPRTFETRFVPGPIFANVVLVDELNRATPRTQSSFLEPMDEGQVTADGQARRLPHPFFLIATLNPTEHHGTYPLPEGQLDRFAMATSLGYPPLEAERAMLAGHAGHHPIETVTPVVAPSEVLAMQEAAAAIVVSPAVREYVLAVTGATRDHPSVALGCSPRGGLALVRAAQARAALAGRSFVTPDDVKALAVPLMAHRMVLRSQAGPASSAEAVIVEILAQTPVPVFEAPRADA
- a CDS encoding glycosyltransferase, whose amino-acid sequence is MMMPQPPGLSVVIPTRNERENIPRLLVALRTALGSVDHELVFVDDSTDGTDAVLAEAARADPRITVHHRERGDGLAGAVVAGFRIGRGEVLGVLDADLQHPPEVLAALMRHLEEEHADLAVASRYLPGAARPGLSPWRRLVSQATRLLAWALLGAARRSSDPLSGCFVVRRSVVEGVTLQPVGFKILLEILARGRYRRVAEVPYVFEARGAGETKATLRQGLDLFRHIAVLVTASPADSRLWKFLLVGASGVAVNMVVFWLLTQRLGVHYMQAGVAAGLVSTFTNFLLNNAYTWADRKEGALSSFLQRMGRYYMATWLGYLIYLGFLWGLTHVGLIPMLSNLIAIGLGGLLNFVVHNVWTWRQR
- a CDS encoding type II toxin-antitoxin system PemK/MazF family toxin, yielding MAKVPDRGDVVWVSMNPRTGREQAGRRPALVMSPGAYNGKVGLAILCPITSQVKGYPFEVQIPEGLPIQGVILSDQAKSLDWKAREAEWICTLPGDTVQEALLKLATLLSQ
- a CDS encoding AbrB/MazE/SpoVT family DNA-binding domain-containing protein — encoded protein: MKTRVQRWGNSLAVRIPKAFAADVGLEDDSPVVLRLHRGRLIVEPAVPTPPSLDELLRGVRKSNLHREVDTGPSQGNEAW
- a CDS encoding type II toxin-antitoxin system PemK/MazF family toxin, with protein sequence MPFPFTDARGEHLRPALVISTREYHAGCADCIVAMITSRIEAPRRPEDHLVQGWEASGLLHPSVVRAKITTISRQVIRRRLGRLPTGDLDEFVRGLAAVVGITHRDEA
- a CDS encoding oligosaccharide flippase family protein, translating into MAPGSWVSPGGDALNELRGLLRHSLAQNALVLYWAHLANYLLPLVTVPYLARVLGPAGWGRLAMALALGIYITHMVEYGFHLSATREVARSRGDRARLADLAAGVLGARALLAVLILPIPLMLAARLPVLGEHPGLLWGAYLWGIAQGSSFGWYLVGMERMRQAALLDTGTRALATVGIFVLVRAPEDAALVLLLQAAAGFLAFCGGWFMIRREAPIRWPAWQATQDALRMGWSMFVFRASAGLYTAGNAFILGLFAPPQVVGYYAGAEKIGRAIIGLLGPAGQALYPRVSRLADHARTEALRMVRLGLAAMGLGGVLLGVAAFLGAPVLVRLLLGPGFEPAVAVLRVLALVPPLAAASNVLGIQWMLPLGLDRPFTRIVIGAGLLNLALAIWLAPSFGGRGMAWAVVAAEAFAAVGMWLYLRSRRLDPLQG
- a CDS encoding glycosyltransferase; the encoded protein is MAVWIVLPAYNEAAGLPPLLEAIEALGRRLADMAAVRVVVVDDGSTDGTGELAQGFAGRIPLTVLVHRRNRGLAAAIRTGLEHACREAAPDGPAGVIVTMDADNTHSPEQIPAMLEALRGGADVVIASRYVHGAVQAGVPPHRALLSAGVGWLLRLRFGLHGVRDYSCGYRAYRAELLGQALAAYGPRLIESAGFVVMTELLVKLAVFRPRIVEVPLDLRYDRKAGRSKMPAARTILGYLRLIATRSPRVPGSPPEGTR
- a CDS encoding nucleotidyl transferase AbiEii/AbiGii toxin family protein; the encoded protein is MHNVTFNPLQKREIFHLAFLRALARSVPLSAFVVKGGGNLRFFFGSIRYSEDMDLDAAGIEVHVLRDKVMAILTSSALADTLRTFGIERIEPPAISRAKQTETVQRFKVHLITSAGEDLSTKVEFSRRGLDSPLRSEAISASVLAAYRMTPLIAPHYTAPAAVRQKIRALASRHHVQGRDIFDLYMLSTHPEIANVNLADGIPRSMAQVARERIFAVGYEQYRDTVVAFLGPEDRAAHDSSQIWDEIRLRAVALLEQRAQDDR
- a CDS encoding type IV toxin-antitoxin system AbiEi family antitoxin domain-containing protein, with amino-acid sequence MTGRISVPQAIQAIGRPVFTTREVAAVRGGSVSATSQALRRMERQGLLVSPARGIWCVPTDPRFTPLALVPYLAGGHQAYVSFFSALHLHGLIEQIPQVVYVATTGHPRIRRTPAGSYSFHRIHPRFFAGFDWYRGRQEFLIAGPEKALVDCLYLSSRRGRRFAHFPEIGFGEKFSFRRAAEWVEQIPYRNIREYASARLEALRRRSRERSRGLPRSDD
- a CDS encoding type II toxin-antitoxin system Phd/YefM family antitoxin, whose amino-acid sequence is MRYVPVEEARKKLGALLRQARAGETVVLGRRGADQAVLLSAEEYERLRRVEEDAARARLEAALTAIAADVRRARLAPRVVEEAVRAARRR
- a CDS encoding putative toxin-antitoxin system toxin component, PIN family, whose product is MRIVLDTNTLVSAIGWDGPPRRVLLATVAGRHHLITTPDLLNELVAVLRYRKLQPVAAHPLLPAVLAWLHRPEHIVLPSARLRIIADDPADNMVLEAAMAGGADVIVSGDRHLLALREFQGIRILTSRQFVGRYARSEEEG